The following proteins are co-located in the Spirosoma montaniterrae genome:
- a CDS encoding sensor histidine kinase, translated as MMNLLRSFPVPMNRRIALGFLVAMTLIAMGFALSFYSYNQYRKDRELIEHTQQVIGQLEDILSAMKDVETGARGYMISNDTLFLEPYRQALPKLPTMVDRLQQLVSDNPIQRKRADSLAKLIDDKLEISARQILETSQQTTALQTTYLRIGKIRMDRIRAFTARMTEYERIRISERYQQADRSYRNTTLLIFMLSVLTFLALAASYRLLEQELARRQRTEDQLRSYEAQLKEQIRQLEASNEELERFAFVASHDLQEPLRKIQSFSDLIMDRYANLFDGDSRLFMSKISGSAERMSKLIKDLLNFSRISTHRESAKPVRLDEVIQRILDDQELRIKARRIDVQVEPLPMIQAVPSQIDHLFANLISNAIKFMKADGQPRLQIRATAVDGSQYAQAGLTPGRRYFEISVEDNGIGFDEKYIEHIFKVFQRLHGKSEYEGTGIGLAICKRVVVYHQGYITARSTPKQGTTFVVVLPESQSILDYDRTITGEVHSYIAG; from the coding sequence ATGATGAACCTGCTGCGCAGTTTTCCAGTCCCGATGAATCGGCGAATTGCGCTCGGGTTTCTGGTGGCTATGACACTCATCGCGATGGGCTTTGCACTATCGTTCTATAGCTACAACCAATACCGGAAAGACCGTGAGCTTATTGAACATACGCAGCAGGTAATTGGGCAGTTGGAAGACATACTGTCGGCCATGAAAGACGTTGAGACGGGAGCGCGCGGCTATATGATTAGCAATGATACCCTGTTTCTGGAACCTTATCGGCAGGCATTACCCAAACTGCCCACTATGGTTGACCGGTTGCAGCAACTCGTTTCCGACAATCCGATTCAACGAAAGCGTGCCGATTCGCTGGCGAAGCTCATCGACGATAAGCTGGAAATATCGGCCCGGCAAATCCTGGAGACAAGTCAGCAAACAACGGCTTTGCAGACGACATACCTGCGAATCGGCAAAATCAGAATGGATCGCATTCGGGCTTTTACGGCTCGAATGACCGAGTATGAGCGCATCCGAATCAGCGAACGCTATCAGCAGGCCGACCGTTCGTACCGCAATACCACCCTACTGATCTTCATGTTATCGGTACTGACGTTTCTGGCATTGGCCGCTTCATATCGGTTGCTCGAACAGGAACTGGCCCGGCGGCAACGAACGGAAGATCAGCTACGAAGCTATGAAGCACAGTTGAAAGAGCAAATCCGGCAACTCGAAGCATCGAACGAAGAACTTGAACGGTTTGCCTTTGTTGCCAGTCACGATCTTCAGGAACCGCTCCGTAAAATTCAATCGTTCAGCGATTTGATTATGGATCGGTATGCCAATCTGTTTGATGGCGACAGTCGACTGTTCATGAGCAAGATTTCGGGATCTGCCGAACGAATGTCGAAGCTGATAAAAGATTTGCTGAATTTTTCGCGCATATCCACGCATCGGGAAAGCGCAAAGCCGGTTCGGCTGGATGAAGTAATTCAGCGCATCTTAGACGATCAGGAACTGCGTATCAAAGCCCGGCGTATCGACGTTCAGGTAGAACCGCTACCCATGATTCAGGCTGTACCCAGCCAAATAGATCATTTGTTTGCTAACCTGATCTCAAATGCCATTAAATTTATGAAAGCTGACGGACAGCCCCGTTTGCAGATTCGCGCAACGGCTGTCGACGGCAGTCAGTACGCGCAGGCAGGACTAACGCCGGGCCGACGCTATTTCGAGATTTCAGTGGAAGACAATGGCATCGGTTTTGATGAGAAGTATATTGAACATATATTCAAAGTTTTCCAGCGATTGCACGGAAAAAGCGAGTATGAAGGCACTGGCATCGGTTTAGCCATCTGCAAACGCGTAGTTGTTTATCATCAGGGCTATATTACCGC
- the hslV gene encoding ATP-dependent protease subunit HslV: protein MTIHATTVVGIRHNGQVALGADGQATMGNTVAKSNVRKVRVLMGGKILAGFAGSTADAFTLIERFEEKLNAYGGNLKRAAIELAKDWRTDRYLRRLEAMLIVASKDDLLLISGTGDVIEPDNEVAAIGSGGMYAQSAALALKKHAANLTAEDMVRESLHIAADVCIYTNHNLVVETL, encoded by the coding sequence ATGACAATTCATGCAACAACCGTAGTCGGCATTCGGCACAACGGGCAGGTCGCGCTCGGTGCCGACGGGCAGGCTACGATGGGAAATACCGTTGCCAAAAGTAACGTCCGAAAAGTGCGCGTACTGATGGGCGGTAAAATTCTGGCTGGTTTTGCCGGTTCAACCGCCGATGCGTTTACGCTCATCGAACGCTTTGAAGAAAAACTGAATGCCTACGGAGGCAACCTGAAACGGGCGGCCATTGAACTGGCGAAAGACTGGCGCACCGACCGCTATCTGCGTCGGCTCGAAGCGATGCTCATTGTGGCATCGAAAGACGATCTGCTGCTTATTTCAGGCACAGGAGATGTAATCGAACCAGACAACGAGGTGGCAGCTATCGGCTCCGGCGGCATGTATGCCCAATCGGCAGCATTAGCTCTGAAAAAACATGCCGCCAACCTGACTGCCGAAGACATGGTGCGTGAAAGTCTGCATATTGCCGCCGACGTGTGTATCTACACAAATCACAATCTGGTGGTCGAAACGTTGTAA
- a CDS encoding Lrp/AsnC ligand binding domain-containing protein, which produces MTEKNLEIDNADVKKVDVTDLKILNLLMQDANMAYTEIGKRIFVSGGTVHVRMNKLKQMGIVRGSQLVIDHTKLGWDISAFLGIYLDKSSLYAEVSKQLETIPEVVNIHYTTGIYSIFAKIVCRDTQHLREVLHDKIQKVSGIQRTETFISLEESVNRPIPFGE; this is translated from the coding sequence ATGACCGAGAAAAATTTAGAAATTGATAACGCAGACGTAAAGAAAGTTGATGTTACTGACCTGAAAATCCTGAATCTACTGATGCAGGATGCCAATATGGCTTACACGGAGATTGGTAAGCGCATCTTCGTGTCGGGCGGTACGGTACACGTGCGTATGAATAAGTTAAAACAGATGGGCATCGTGCGCGGGTCGCAGTTGGTTATCGATCATACTAAACTCGGATGGGACATCAGCGCGTTTCTGGGCATCTACTTGGACAAAAGCTCATTGTATGCCGAAGTGTCGAAGCAGTTGGAAACAATTCCAGAGGTAGTGAACATTCATTACACAACGGGTATTTACAGCATCTTTGCCAAAATTGTTTGCCGTGATACGCAGCACCTGCGCGAGGTCTTACACGATAAGATTCAGAAAGTTAGCGGCATTCAGCGAACCGAAACCTTTATCTCGCTCGAAGAAAGCGTGAACCGCCCCATTCCGTTTGGGGAATAA